The stretch of DNA AACATTCTATGTGATAGACGAGGCGGATGGAGGTGTTCTTTGGTCTTATGATTTAGGAGGATATGGTTTTGGAAGTCCAAGTGTTGGTGATGGGTGCGTTTTTATTACGAATGATTTTGCGCTTTACGCTTTTAGGATAGGACCTGGTGTTGGTGATTGGCGAATGTTTTGTGGCGACGAGTTGCATCAGAGTGTTTCGGAATATGGCGTGGATTATGTGCGGTATCCGTTGACGGAGCCTAAGAATTGTGTTAGTTTCTTTAATGTTTGGGTTACTGTAAGGTTTGTTTGGTGCAATAAGACGATTGCTTCAGATGCGATAGCGTGGAGAATTTACTTTTTTGATTTTGCGGGAAACGTGAATGCGACTGACATGATGGTTTTTCGTGTTCGCATGCCAGCGCAAGAGATGGCTACGGTTAGTTCGTTGTTCAAAGTAAAAGCGTAATGTTTTTTTGTTTTAGTTACTTGAAAGCACCAATCGCGTGGAGTTTACGTCAACTTCCACTATCTTGCAGTTTTTGAATTCTTTAGATTCTCCAAGCACGTTTTTGATAAGAATGCGGTTATTTTCCATTTTCGCGTAAACAACGTCTTTGAAAACTGTTTTTCCATCGAGTATTACGGTGAATTCGCACATTCACACCACAACCGACAACAAATAAAATGTGCTTAGTTATAAATGTCTCCTTTGTTTGTGTATTTTGGATAAGTAGTTATAATCCACGAGTATTATAGGTTTTAATTCTTGTAGATTAAAAGATGAAAGTAATGCCCAAGAAAAAGGAATCTGACAAGTCTTCGGATGTTAACATATTTCAAATTCTTACGGAAACGGCTGAAAAAGAGAAAAAGAAGCGCAGAGAGGAACTTTTGGCTCCGTTGGGCATAAAAGAGTTTTTTGTTGAAGGAAAAATATCGATTGACAAGCGAACGTGTAAGGGTGTCGAGTGCAAACTCTGCATAAAGGCTTGTCCAACTAATGCTTTGTTTTGGAAAAGTGGCGAAGTTGGGATAACTGAAGACTTGTGCATTTACTGTGGCTCATGTGTCTTAAACTGTATTGTGGATGATTGCATAAAAATTGTGAGAAGAAGGCAGAATGGACAAACTGAACGTTTCAGTAAACCGAAAGATTTCGTAACGCTTCAACATGGCATCTGTGCAAGAAAACGTTTTGAAAGAATTAATGATGTTTTTTCAAAACCAGAAACCTGCCTTGAAAGGTACAAGAAATAAAAATAATTTTAGAAGCACGTGATTTTGATGCCTTCTTTTGAGAGGTACCCCCCTTATATATACTTTGAATTTCCTTCCTTCCTTCCTTAAACTTTAAAAATAGAAAAAGGTTAGGGTTGTTGAGTGGTTAGTGGTTTTAAGAGAAAAGGGTTGATAGTGAAGGTGTTGAGGTTTACGATTCGTGGTTGCCATGCTGATTTTTCATTGCGGATATACTGAGCAAATAAGAAGGCTTCTTCTGAAATTAGAGTTTCAATTTGTTGACGTAAACCATGACGGAAACGTTCTATTCTGACATGTTGATGCAGAAACTCATGTAAAGCCTTAACAAATTTTTTGGTTTCAGCTTTGCCTAGAAAAAGCCTAGAACCTTTATTCTGATAGTTCAGAGTAAACATCAAGTCTTTATTCTTAATGCAGTATTCAATAACGAAGTAGTCAATGAGATAACGGTAAATCTCCATGAAATCACAGACAAAACTAGGCTTTTGAGGTTGAACACTATGCATGAAACCAAGATAAGGCTCAAGCTTAGCTTTAATCACAGCTTGATAAACCTTCCACGACAACACTTCATAAGCTAAATTAAAGAGGTTGTTGACTCCATCATAAGCATTATAGGTTTGTCTTGATTTAGGCTTAATCTTCTTAGGTAACAAACTGAACAGTCGTTGAAAGTAAGCCTTACTGTGCATGGCTTCAAAATGCATGACGTTTGTGAGACTGTCTAAGCCTTCGATTTTGTCTAGGTCATCATGAGGTTTAAGGTTTAATTTCTCTAAGACTTGATTCTGTCCTTCAAACTTAGCTTTAATAATGGTTTTGGCAATTTTAACTCTACGTTCAACATCACGATAAGCTTCATACTGCATAATGCGAGTTTTAACATGACTGTCGTAATTGAGAGGTTTAAGAACAGCTATGGGCTTGTTGTTTCTGGTCATAACAAGAACATCAACTTCAAAAAAGCCAAGACTAGCCAAAGCACCAACACTGACAAGACTACCGCTTTTAAGGATAACTTCGCCAATGTCGTTTTCAATAAGCGGATATTTTTCAGTTTTGCCGTTCCTACGCTTAACATGAAAACATCCCTTAGTCATACCTAGATAATCACCGTAGTCATCAAGAACAATACTGAAGACCTTAGCTCGAACCATAACCCTCACCTTTCAATCGGTTATTTTGGTTTTGTAACTGCAGTTCGGACAGGTAGCCTGCTTCAGCTTTCCTTTGTAACGCCATTTGTATCCGCACTTTTCACATTTTACTTCTCTCATGGTTAGATTCCCCGAATAAGTAGTAGTGGTAGTAGTTTAAATAGTTTACTGATGACCGTTTTCAGATGTCTGTTTATTCCATAAGTTAACGGTTAAGAGATTACTTTAGAAGACCTCTAAAAATTCTAATAAAAAGATTCACCAAAAAGTTTATAAAATAGTATAACTATAATTATAGCTTGAGTGATAAAAAATGATTAAACCAATAGAATCACAAGCTGAACAATCCGCAATCGATATAGACACACTTGATGATACCCAAATAAAAGTCATCTTTCTAATGAGCAAAGCTACATGGAAAAGGCTTGGAGAAATAGCCTTAAACCGTGAAACATCAAGAGCCTCTCTAGTGCGTGAAGCAATCCTACAATACATGGAAAAGCTGGAGAAACCCGAAGAGCAGAATCCGAAAATTCCAGATAGACAACTTAACAGAATCATCAAAGAATGCACTAAGGATGATAATGAAGGATTTGAAATAGACGGAGAAGACGGCTTCATAGAGCAAATGAAGGCTAAAGGCTTCAAACTTAAAGACTCAACGCCTGAACAATGGGAAAAAGTCAAAGAAAAACTTGAGATTGGTTATAAAGGCTATTTCAGTCCGCCAAGCCTAGAAGAGTTTGCTGAAAAATTCGAAGTTTTAGAGCCTTCAGAAGAACAGAAAACATGGCTTTCAACCGCTGAAGAAGAAACAGAAGAAACTGAAGACTAACCCATTTTCCCTTTTTTTATGGTGAACAAAAATGAACAACCCTTCCCTCATGAACAAACCGAAAACATCTATACACGAACCTCTAGGTAAAACCATAGTAAACCCCAGCTATAGTGTTAAACCTAAAGGTTCGTATATAGAGAGTTCTCTTGTTGACATTTAACCTCTAATAGACATTGTATCATTAACCTTACAAACCGCTTTCGTAAGCGACACCATAGACGGATACAGACCAGCAAGTTTGCTCTTAATAGCTAAACCCGAATCTGGAAAAACCACAACCATAGAGAAATTTCAACCTTTACCCTTTGTCTATTACACAGATGAGATAACCGTTAAAATCTTAGTTGATAGAATTCTCAAAAGAATAGAGTCAAAAGAAATGAGGTTCATTCTGATTCCAGACATTCTGAACTCAATCAAAAAACAAACATACACTAGAGAGCCTCTCATTCAAACCTTCAAAAGCTTAACAGACGAGGGAGTATCTAGAATTGAAACCTTGCATAAAGAATACATCACTAAAACTAAATGTAAAGCTGGTTTAATAACTGCAATAACACGTTCAGAACTATATGCAAGTCAAGGAAGATATAGTCTCTATGAAGATTTGAAAAGATACGGATTTCTAAGCAGAATGATTCCTTTCAGCTACGAGTATCCCATAGACAAGCTTGACAAAATCTTCAGTTATATCATGTCTGGAAACAGTGAAGGCAAAAATGTTGTTATCCCAAAAATTCGAATGTTCAAACGAGAAAGACAGTATCAACCAGCTATTGAGTATTTTCACAGATTAAGACCAATAAGTGAAAGGCTAAGTCGTTATTCGGACTCTTATGGAATAAGAGTGCAGAAGAACCTTCAGAAATTATGTTATGCTAACGCTTTGCTGAACGATAGAAGCTATGTTTCAAAGGAAGATGTTGAAAAGGTTCTCTATCTTGGAAGATGGATGAACTTTGACTTTAATCCGTTATAGAAGGTGTTTTTAATGAGCATCAGAACTATTGGCGAAAATGTTCTGTTGCAGAGAGAGTTAGACAATGAAGAACAGTATAGGCGAAGGAATCTTTACGCTCAAGTTACGGTTAATGATTGTTCATGTTTCAAGTTTTGGGTTAATCCCTACGGCTATTTCTGTCATAGAGACCTTCATATGCATTTGAATCATGGAATAGACAGTGTTGAGAAAGCTGTGGTTTTTCTTAATCATGAAAGCATCCATATTGTTCTGCGTAAAATTGCTGGTAAAGAAGTTTCTAAGAAATTTGATAGGCTGTTCAGAAGCGAACGTGATGTTGACGAGTTCGGATTGCCTAAAGAAGAAGGTTTGAAAGTGGTGGTTTTTCATGGTGAAGAAATTGAAGATTTATGGTACTAGACGTAGAGGTCATCGTGAACGTTGGGTTGTTA from Candidatus Bathyarchaeota archaeon A05DMB-5 encodes:
- a CDS encoding CooT family nickel-binding protein — encoded protein: MCEFTVILDGKTVFKDVVYAKMENNRILIKNVLGESKEFKNCKIVEVDVNSTRLVLSSN
- the cas1 gene encoding CRISPR-associated endonuclease Cas1, with product MVRAKVFSIVLDDYGDYLGMTKGCFHVKRRNGKTEKYPLIENDIGEVILKSGSLVSVGALASLGFFEVDVLVMTRNNKPIAVLKPLNYDSHVKTRIMQYEAYRDVERRVKIAKTIIKAKFEGQNQVLEKLNLKPHDDLDKIEGLDSLTNVMHFEAMHSKAYFQRLFSLLPKKIKPKSRQTYNAYDGVNNLFNLAYEVLSWKVYQAVIKAKLEPYLGFMHSVQPQKPSFVCDFMEIYRYLIDYFVIEYCIKNKDLMFTLNYQNKGSRLFLGKAETKKFVKALHEFLHQHVRIERFRHGLRQQIETLISEEAFLFAQYIRNEKSAWQPRIVNLNTFTINPFLLKPLTTQQP